One genomic region from Leptospira tipperaryensis encodes:
- a CDS encoding NADPH-dependent assimilatory sulfite reductase hemoprotein subunit: MSETKELSPVEETKLNSNNLRGKIAEGIDQNIDSYEEDEKQLLKFHGLYQQKDRDRKKDENGNDIEAPTTFMIRGRIPGGRLTAEQYLVWDALGDKFGGGAIRLTTRQSVQLHTLRIFHLRDVMQEINKINLSSMGACGDVVRNVTQAVNPHGKKSLQLLDGVAQLLSDHFKFKTNAYAEVWLGDKQINKDEDDPIYGKTYLPRKFKIAVTLAGNNTVDIYANDMGFAATLNSDGSKIDGYFVFAGGGFGMTHNKPETFARAASPLGWIPENALVAVAEAIVTAHRDFGDRTNRKHARLKYVLADKGVEWFRNEVESRSNTKFDQNKTLPVWETPSYLGWTEREDGTLSLGFHTLAGRIKDFPGKPLKSALKEIIGNYKLGVQITADQDLILIGVQKADQTKIEKRLEELNVSPKSPHPLFDRALACPALPTCSLALTESERTFPELLNGIQKVLEKHGLSDRAPVVRMTGCPNGCARPYSAEVGIVGQQAGGKYSLFFGADSEGTKVGEYVAKKVAFTDIPAQLEKAFILWKEEGTPGEKFGDFVNRFPLERFREALGSM, translated from the coding sequence ATGTCAGAAACAAAAGAACTATCTCCGGTTGAAGAAACTAAACTGAACTCAAATAATCTGAGAGGTAAAATCGCCGAAGGTATCGATCAGAACATCGATTCTTATGAAGAAGATGAAAAACAATTACTAAAATTTCACGGACTCTATCAGCAAAAAGACAGAGATCGTAAGAAAGACGAAAATGGTAATGATATCGAAGCTCCTACCACCTTTATGATTCGCGGTAGAATTCCAGGCGGAAGACTTACTGCGGAACAGTATTTGGTTTGGGACGCGCTTGGAGACAAATTCGGCGGCGGTGCAATTCGTTTAACAACGAGACAATCGGTTCAGCTTCATACTCTGAGAATTTTTCATCTCCGCGACGTGATGCAGGAAATCAATAAGATCAATCTTTCCAGTATGGGCGCTTGCGGCGACGTGGTTAGAAACGTAACCCAGGCCGTAAATCCACACGGTAAAAAAAGTCTTCAACTTTTGGACGGAGTCGCTCAACTCTTATCCGACCATTTTAAATTTAAGACGAACGCTTACGCAGAAGTCTGGTTAGGCGATAAACAAATCAATAAGGACGAAGACGATCCGATCTACGGCAAAACCTATCTTCCTCGAAAATTTAAAATCGCTGTTACACTGGCCGGAAACAACACGGTCGATATCTACGCAAACGATATGGGATTTGCGGCTACCTTGAATTCGGACGGAAGCAAGATCGACGGTTATTTCGTTTTTGCGGGCGGCGGGTTTGGGATGACTCACAACAAACCGGAAACTTTTGCCCGCGCAGCGAGTCCTCTCGGATGGATTCCGGAAAACGCGTTAGTCGCTGTTGCAGAGGCGATCGTGACCGCGCATAGAGATTTCGGAGATCGGACCAATCGTAAACACGCACGTTTAAAATACGTTCTCGCTGATAAAGGCGTGGAATGGTTTAGAAACGAAGTTGAATCCCGCTCTAATACAAAGTTCGATCAAAACAAGACACTTCCTGTATGGGAAACTCCTTCCTATTTAGGTTGGACTGAAAGAGAAGACGGAACTTTGTCTCTCGGATTTCATACACTCGCTGGACGTATCAAAGACTTTCCGGGTAAACCTCTTAAATCGGCTCTGAAAGAAATTATCGGAAATTATAAACTCGGCGTTCAGATTACCGCGGATCAAGATTTGATTTTGATCGGAGTTCAAAAAGCGGATCAAACAAAGATCGAAAAAAGATTAGAAGAATTGAATGTGAGTCCGAAAAGTCCGCATCCTCTTTTTGATCGCGCACTTGCTTGTCCCGCGCTTCCAACTTGCAGTTTGGCTCTTACTGAATCCGAAAGAACGTTTCCGGAGTTATTAAACGGAATTCAGAAGGTATTAGAAAAACACGGGCTCAGCGATCGTGCTCCGGTTGTAAGAATGACCGGATGTCCGAACGGTTGTGCGCGACCTTATTCCGCGGAAGTTGGAATCGTAGGTCAGCAGGCTGGTGGAAAGTATTCCTTGTTTTTCGGAGCAGATTCCGAAGGAACCAAAGTAGGGGAATACGTAGCTAAGAAAGTTGCTTTCACGGATATCCCGGCCCAACTCGAAAAGGCCTTTATTCTTTGGAAAGAAGAAGGAACTCCGGGTGAAAAATTCGGCGATTTCGTAAACCGTTTTCCTCTCGAAAGATTTAGAGAAGCTTTAGGATCGATGTAA
- a CDS encoding sulfate adenylyltransferase subunit 1, whose amino-acid sequence MDLLRFITAGSVDDGKSTLIGRLLYDSKSIFEDQLEAIEKTGRGNNGQINLALLTDGLKAEREQGITIDVAYKYFSTPKRKFIIADAPGHVQYTRNMVTGASNSNLAIILIDARKGVIEQTYRHSYITSMLRIPHLVVCINKMDLVEFSQVRYEEIKAEYLNFAARLDIKDIEFIPISALNGDNVVDRSENLSWYEGRTLLSHLEEVYIESDENFEDARFPVQYVIRPLSDEHHDYRGYAGQVRSGIFKKGDAITVLPSGFTSTIEAIDTYAGEVEEAFPPMSVTIRLKDEIDISRGDMIVKSDNLPIVSQDIEANICWMDSKSLLAGNKYLLRQTTNAVKAIVKEIEFKVAPDTHEKQDAGKGLTLNEIGKIKIRTAKPMSFDEYRINRTTGSFILVDEGTNSTVGAGMITGVGA is encoded by the coding sequence ATGGATTTATTACGTTTTATTACCGCGGGAAGTGTGGACGACGGGAAGTCCACTTTGATCGGAAGACTTCTCTACGATAGCAAATCGATCTTCGAGGACCAACTCGAGGCGATTGAAAAAACCGGCAGAGGAAACAACGGCCAGATCAATTTGGCTCTTCTTACGGACGGCCTCAAAGCCGAAAGAGAACAAGGAATTACGATCGACGTCGCTTATAAATATTTTTCTACCCCGAAAAGAAAGTTTATCATCGCGGACGCACCGGGTCACGTTCAATACACGAGAAACATGGTGACGGGAGCTTCCAATTCCAATCTTGCGATCATCTTGATCGACGCGAGAAAAGGTGTGATCGAACAGACCTATCGTCATTCTTATATTACTTCGATGCTTCGAATTCCTCATCTCGTGGTTTGTATCAACAAAATGGACCTCGTGGAGTTTTCCCAAGTTAGATATGAAGAGATCAAAGCCGAGTATCTCAATTTCGCTGCTCGCTTGGATATTAAGGATATTGAATTTATTCCGATCAGCGCCCTCAACGGCGACAACGTCGTAGATCGATCCGAAAATCTTTCCTGGTATGAAGGAAGAACTCTTCTTTCTCATCTCGAAGAAGTTTATATCGAGAGTGATGAGAATTTTGAAGACGCTCGTTTTCCTGTACAATACGTCATCCGTCCACTTTCCGACGAACATCATGACTACAGAGGTTATGCCGGTCAGGTTCGCAGTGGAATTTTTAAGAAGGGCGATGCAATCACCGTTTTACCAAGCGGTTTTACGAGCACGATTGAAGCGATCGATACTTACGCTGGCGAAGTGGAAGAAGCGTTTCCTCCGATGTCAGTGACGATTCGTCTGAAGGATGAGATCGATATTTCGCGTGGAGATATGATCGTAAAATCGGACAATCTTCCGATCGTTTCACAGGATATCGAAGCCAATATCTGTTGGATGGATTCCAAATCTCTTTTGGCGGGAAATAAATACCTTCTTCGTCAAACAACAAACGCAGTAAAGGCGATCGTGAAAGAGATCGAATTCAAAGTCGCTCCCGATACTCACGAAAAACAAGACGCGGGAAAAGGTCTCACGTTAAACGAAATCGGAAAGATCAAAATCAGAACTGCGAAGCCTATGAGCTTTGATGAATATAGAATCAATCGTACCACTGGAAGTTTTATCCTCGTAGACGAGGGAACCAATTCTACCGTCGGCGCCGGTATGATTACCGGAGTTGGAGCATAA
- a CDS encoding LysM peptidoglycan-binding domain-containing M23 family metallopeptidase yields MIRSLRYPIGMITVILAVIFFENPIHSRQKSELLRNLDYNNQSIKRLREDVKNNLRISVSNLERSELTSLEFYRYVVKKEDNFFKIMARTGMDIDTLSSVNSLSSPYDIYPGMELMIPNMRGIYDSDEKDNSPSVQKKLSKKYNLAEKFVNYDETKGMWFIPGKGLPKEERSFFYGMAFFRPLGDEGIISSRFGKRKDPFTRKETFHGGMDIAAEEGTPVFASADGEVSFSEKKGGYGNLVVLNHRLGYETLYGHLSSIAVRPGEKVRKGQKIGEVGQTGRATGNHLHFEVRRFNQRQRPVFRDHA; encoded by the coding sequence ATGATACGATCTCTCAGGTATCCAATCGGAATGATTACTGTGATCCTCGCGGTTATTTTTTTCGAGAATCCAATCCACTCCCGTCAAAAATCGGAGCTTCTTCGAAATCTTGATTACAACAACCAATCCATCAAACGTCTTAGGGAAGACGTGAAGAACAATCTTAGAATCTCGGTTTCCAATTTAGAGAGATCGGAACTGACGTCTCTTGAATTCTATCGATACGTAGTGAAGAAAGAAGATAATTTTTTCAAGATCATGGCCAGAACGGGAATGGATATCGATACACTTTCTTCCGTAAATAGCCTCTCTTCCCCTTATGATATTTATCCTGGAATGGAACTCATGATTCCGAACATGCGCGGAATCTACGACTCGGACGAAAAAGATAACTCTCCTTCCGTTCAGAAAAAACTTTCCAAAAAATACAATCTCGCCGAGAAGTTTGTCAATTACGACGAAACCAAAGGAATGTGGTTTATCCCGGGAAAAGGACTTCCCAAAGAAGAAAGATCTTTCTTTTACGGAATGGCTTTTTTTCGTCCGCTCGGAGACGAAGGAATCATATCTTCCCGTTTCGGAAAAAGAAAAGATCCTTTTACGAGAAAGGAAACGTTTCACGGGGGAATGGACATCGCCGCGGAAGAAGGTACTCCCGTTTTTGCTTCCGCGGACGGAGAAGTTTCCTTCTCCGAAAAAAAGGGCGGTTACGGTAATTTAGTAGTTTTGAATCACCGACTCGGCTACGAAACGTTATACGGTCATTTGAGTTCGATCGCGGTTCGTCCCGGTGAAAAAGTCCGCAAGGGTCAGAAGATAGGAGAGGTCGGTCAAACGGGAAGAGCCACTGGAAATCATTTACACTTTGAAGTAAGAAGATTCAACCAAAGACAAAGACCCGTTTTCAGAGATCATGCTTAA
- the cobA gene encoding uroporphyrinogen-III C-methyltransferase produces MLASDSKSDQIKPGKVFLVGGGPGNPEDLTLRAYRILTKAEVILYDALLDPSFLEIFPKDAVVHYVGKRSGAHSATQEEINQLLLSYALSGKNVVRLKGGDPFVFGRGGEELITLINHNIEYEIVPGVSSLNAGSSFAGFPLTHRGLSRQVLIMDGHTVLNEETDWEWFAKFKGTIALFMGTTSLPKIAKLLLEHGSSEDLPVALVENASLETCKVQICTLKEAADSYLEKRTKGPGIVYIGKVVQFLEKDKSTAFFSQISEEKNES; encoded by the coding sequence ATGTTGGCCTCCGATTCTAAATCCGATCAGATAAAACCGGGAAAGGTTTTTCTCGTTGGGGGTGGTCCCGGAAATCCGGAAGACTTGACTCTGCGCGCGTATCGGATTCTTACAAAGGCGGAAGTCATTTTGTATGACGCGCTTTTGGATCCTTCTTTTCTGGAGATTTTTCCGAAGGACGCTGTGGTTCACTACGTCGGAAAACGTTCAGGCGCTCACTCCGCCACACAAGAGGAAATCAACCAACTTCTTCTTTCTTACGCCCTCTCCGGAAAAAACGTAGTCCGTCTGAAAGGAGGAGATCCCTTTGTTTTCGGTCGCGGCGGCGAAGAATTAATCACATTAATCAATCATAATATAGAATACGAAATCGTTCCCGGTGTGAGTTCTCTCAATGCGGGGTCTTCTTTCGCGGGATTCCCTTTGACTCACAGAGGTTTGTCTCGTCAGGTTTTGATTATGGACGGACATACCGTTCTCAATGAAGAGACGGATTGGGAATGGTTTGCAAAGTTCAAAGGAACGATCGCTCTTTTTATGGGAACGACTTCCTTACCTAAAATCGCAAAGTTACTTTTAGAACACGGAAGTTCGGAAGATCTTCCCGTCGCCCTCGTTGAAAACGCTTCTCTTGAAACGTGTAAGGTTCAAATCTGCACTCTCAAAGAAGCGGCAGATTCTTATCTGGAAAAAAGAACCAAGGGTCCCGGCATCGTTTATATCGGAAAGGTAGTTCAGTTTTTAGAAAAAGACAAATCTACGGCATTCTTTTCGCAAATTTCGGAGGAAAAGAATGAGTCGTAA
- a CDS encoding SMP-30/gluconolactonase/LRE family protein yields the protein MLKKITLFLFVFILTSLAFLGILFFRSGKVVTESYLPDSPFDTEKNNHLLEAEWIHTEVLEQPYGIAVDTSGFIYTGTKDKKIIRIRTNEKVEVFATVEGRPLGMSFDRQGNLLVCVEEVGIVSIHKDGSQKILISKLPDGSPLRFPHAIDIARDGRIYFTVSSKTHSYKDSFLEELSALPNGMILTADKNLNSLEILNEELYYPTGIALSSNENFLLVVEPFRHRVSSVPLFGSKRGIEKFFLTNMPGIPGLVSSNGGSFWIGVPFYRNEILDKTQEYPEIKNLLVGLPSFLYARNSPRGFVIAMNEFGDITANYQDVIGTSISGITAVLNHAGNIYLVSSTQGKIAKMKPVVEEIRFF from the coding sequence ATGCTTAAAAAAATTACCCTCTTTCTATTCGTCTTTATACTAACCTCGCTGGCATTCTTAGGAATTTTATTTTTTCGTTCCGGCAAAGTTGTAACGGAAAGTTATCTCCCGGATTCTCCCTTTGATACTGAAAAAAACAATCATCTTCTCGAAGCGGAATGGATCCATACAGAAGTTTTAGAACAACCTTACGGAATCGCCGTTGATACTTCGGGTTTTATTTATACCGGAACCAAAGACAAAAAAATAATCCGAATTCGTACAAACGAAAAGGTGGAAGTTTTTGCAACCGTCGAAGGAAGACCCTTAGGAATGAGTTTTGATCGACAGGGAAATCTTTTGGTCTGTGTGGAAGAGGTAGGAATCGTTTCCATTCATAAAGACGGGTCCCAAAAGATTCTCATTTCCAAACTCCCCGACGGAAGTCCCCTGCGTTTTCCCCACGCGATCGACATCGCTCGAGACGGGAGAATCTACTTCACCGTTTCCAGCAAAACTCATTCTTACAAAGATTCTTTTTTGGAAGAATTGTCAGCGCTTCCGAATGGGATGATTCTTACGGCGGATAAGAATTTAAACTCATTAGAAATCTTGAATGAAGAATTGTATTACCCGACCGGGATCGCCTTGTCTTCCAATGAAAATTTTCTATTAGTCGTTGAACCTTTTCGTCACCGAGTTTCTTCCGTTCCACTTTTCGGTTCTAAACGAGGAATCGAAAAATTCTTTCTAACGAATATGCCGGGCATTCCCGGGCTGGTTTCGAGCAATGGAGGATCGTTTTGGATCGGAGTTCCGTTTTATAGAAACGAAATCTTGGATAAAACACAAGAATATCCGGAGATCAAAAATCTTTTGGTTGGACTGCCGAGTTTTCTATATGCGAGAAATTCGCCGAGAGGATTCGTGATCGCAATGAATGAGTTTGGAGACATTACCGCAAACTATCAAGACGTTATCGGAACTTCGATTAGTGGAATTACGGCGGTTTTAAATCATGCCGGAAATATTTACTTAGTTTCTTCGACTCAGGGAAAAATCGCAAAGATGAAACCCGTTGTCGAAGAAATTCGTTTTTTCTAA
- the cysD gene encoding sulfate adenylyltransferase subunit CysD produces MNKSRLTHLEQLEAESIYILRETASQFERPALLFSGGKDSITLVHLALKAFRPGKFPFPLVHIDTGHNFQEALDFRDELANKIGEKLIVRYVQDSIDQGKAVEEKGKFPSRNGIQTVTLLDTIAEFKFDACIGGARRDEEKARAKERVFSVRDEFGQWDPKLQRPELWNIYNGKISPGENVRVFPISNWTELDVWEYIRKENIDLPSLYFSHTRQIIYRENLLFPVSKFITIDANDRVEDKVVRFRTVGDMTCTAAVDSQADNIDDIILEIQATRTTERGSRLDDKRSEAAMEDRKRGGYF; encoded by the coding sequence ATGAATAAATCCAGACTTACACATCTCGAACAACTTGAAGCGGAATCGATTTACATTCTTCGTGAAACCGCTTCCCAATTTGAAAGACCCGCTCTTTTGTTTTCCGGCGGAAAAGATTCCATCACGTTAGTTCACCTTGCCCTCAAGGCGTTTCGTCCCGGGAAATTTCCCTTTCCTCTGGTGCATATCGATACAGGTCATAACTTTCAAGAAGCCCTTGACTTCAGAGACGAACTGGCTAACAAAATCGGTGAGAAGCTGATCGTTCGTTACGTTCAAGATTCTATCGATCAAGGAAAGGCTGTCGAAGAAAAAGGCAAGTTCCCGAGTAGAAACGGTATTCAAACCGTAACGCTTCTCGATACAATCGCTGAATTCAAATTTGACGCTTGTATCGGCGGCGCTCGAAGAGATGAAGAAAAAGCCAGAGCGAAGGAAAGAGTTTTTTCAGTTCGCGACGAGTTTGGTCAGTGGGATCCGAAACTGCAAAGACCCGAACTCTGGAATATCTATAACGGCAAGATCAGTCCCGGTGAAAACGTTCGCGTTTTTCCGATTTCCAATTGGACGGAGTTGGACGTTTGGGAATACATTCGTAAGGAAAACATAGATCTTCCTTCTTTATATTTTTCTCATACTCGTCAGATCATCTATCGCGAGAATCTTCTCTTCCCTGTTTCTAAGTTTATCACGATCGACGCAAACGATCGCGTGGAAGACAAGGTCGTTCGTTTTCGCACCGTAGGCGATATGACCTGCACTGCAGCAGTCGATTCTCAAGCGGATAACATCGACGATATCATCCTTGAAATTCAGGCGACTCGAACTACGGAACGCGGTTCCAGATTGGACGACAAACGTTCCGAGGCCGCTATGGAAGATAGAAAGAGAGGAGGATACTTCTGA
- a CDS encoding CPBP family intramembrane glutamic endopeptidase — MLVTETPDPMESLENTGTPKNRPFEPVFIAFQQLLVLILGTYVLLPLIATSIVLTVLISKELPSDFPYLDAETRAEIYKETTEKFQKEIQTDTKQIYQRYIEVMVKEKPWLLIVDRLIWALCFILPAYFILVRFFKAEYSNLSDPFTLKTMFTGAGLGALVFLFVIVFGFFLTKIFGKQTPNEFQEVLFREMKGNRSLLLWSLYSVGLITGIVEEIFFRGFYLKQFQAKGLEMPGLLFTSVVFGLVHYSGQSSISVPILLSFVGMFFGLFYLRTGNIWYSISAHVSYNSIMLLIAFIKGGDIQ; from the coding sequence ATGCTTGTAACCGAGACTCCCGATCCAATGGAATCCTTAGAAAATACCGGCACGCCGAAAAACAGACCGTTTGAGCCGGTGTTTATCGCATTTCAACAGCTTCTTGTTTTAATTCTCGGGACGTATGTCCTTCTTCCTTTGATCGCCACTTCGATCGTTCTCACGGTATTGATTTCGAAAGAATTACCGAGCGACTTTCCTTATTTGGACGCTGAAACCAGAGCGGAGATCTACAAAGAAACCACTGAGAAATTTCAAAAAGAAATTCAAACCGATACCAAGCAAATCTATCAACGTTATATCGAAGTGATGGTAAAGGAAAAACCTTGGCTTTTGATCGTCGATCGTTTGATTTGGGCGCTCTGTTTTATTCTTCCCGCTTACTTTATACTCGTTCGTTTTTTCAAAGCCGAATATTCCAATCTCAGTGATCCGTTCACTCTAAAGACGATGTTTACGGGAGCCGGTCTGGGAGCCTTGGTTTTTCTTTTTGTAATTGTCTTCGGTTTTTTTCTAACCAAAATTTTTGGAAAACAAACTCCGAACGAATTTCAAGAAGTTCTCTTTCGAGAGATGAAAGGAAACCGTTCCTTGTTGCTTTGGTCCTTATACAGCGTGGGATTGATTACCGGAATCGTCGAAGAAATTTTCTTTAGAGGATTCTACCTGAAACAATTTCAGGCCAAAGGTTTGGAGATGCCGGGTTTGTTATTTACTTCCGTAGTATTCGGGCTCGTTCACTACAGCGGACAATCTTCGATCAGCGTTCCTATCTTACTGAGTTTTGTAGGAATGTTCTTCGGACTTTTTTATCTGAGAACCGGAAATATCTGGTATTCTATCTCCGCGCACGTTAGTTACAATTCCATCATGTTATTGATCGCCTTTATCAAAGGGGGAGATATTCAGTGA
- a CDS encoding precorrin-2 dehydrogenase/sirohydrochlorin ferrochelatase family protein — protein MSRKYPAFLNLENKNILLIGGGKVALEKLPHLIDCGAKITIITLEACKEVTSILEKHSEIKIEYRSVDFSDLQGRALVFSATNDSELNRRLCEYAHSWKIWINCADDPSNCDFYSAAVLDRGPLRIAISTEGNFAGLSGVVKSALDELIPNDHEEDFQELIEFRKELKSILPDADRRKRVLKNLLQTLKEEYFSASTNQK, from the coding sequence ATGAGTCGTAAGTATCCAGCGTTTCTTAATTTAGAAAATAAGAATATTCTTTTGATCGGCGGCGGCAAGGTCGCTCTTGAGAAACTTCCTCATCTCATTGATTGTGGAGCGAAGATTACGATAATCACTCTGGAAGCTTGTAAAGAAGTGACTTCCATTTTAGAGAAACATTCCGAAATTAAAATTGAATATAGATCCGTGGATTTTTCCGATCTCCAAGGAAGAGCTCTTGTTTTTTCCGCGACTAACGATTCCGAACTGAATCGTAGACTTTGTGAATACGCTCATTCCTGGAAGATTTGGATCAACTGCGCAGACGATCCTTCCAACTGCGATTTTTATTCGGCGGCGGTTTTGGATCGTGGTCCTTTGAGAATCGCGATTTCTACCGAAGGCAATTTTGCGGGTTTGTCAGGCGTGGTTAAATCCGCGTTGGATGAACTGATTCCAAACGATCACGAAGAAGATTTTCAAGAGTTGATAGAATTTAGAAAAGAACTCAAATCGATACTGCCCGATGCCGATCGCAGAAAAAGAGTTTTAAAAAATCTTTTACAAACTCTCAAGGAAGAATATTTCAGCGCTTCCACAAATCAAAAATAG
- a CDS encoding chloride channel protein codes for MKEVKQPLFRISGRRSLYFYCILTGIVSGLGAYLFSRILAVSEYLFLDRAAGLALPHASGEFLIESKDTLDWGIPFSDEYRPWLVFLLPIMGGLLTGWIVNRFSPESGGTGSDAMIDSFHNQEGKMNPVVSLIKSVATVFTLASGGSGGKEGPISQIGAGFGSLLATLLKAGARARRTLLLAGTAGGLGAIFHAPLGGALTSVEMIYREDIESDSLIPCIISSVSAYLVYSSLNGFRTVYRVADNEFFRYTDLIFYLALGVLCFLCGDIFIRIFRKVQTFSGALKISPILKPALGGLFVGTVGLFLPETIGTGAGILQVALDGKDPIGTQGLFSSVYQGTGLWLVVLFFILAGMKILTTSFTIGTGGSAGMFGPSLFIGGMLGGGVGTLAKVLMYPDLSVTSFILVGMGAFYAGVASAPIAGMIMICEMIGSYTLLPPLMVVSILTFVLSHKLSLYKAQKETRFQSPAHFWDMNRDFLEEIQVKTWKNRLRTIAVTRDYFLLSELEEEALKIQASDYVVLDKQDRYLGILSLRKVRHTLESRNVAGNLITVGDVTDTSAPFGKLEDSLASVLRLLIDQDLDKIAIIDQGEFLGYLRFADLMKIYFENTFPKSAKSLNSSPQKGS; via the coding sequence ATGAAAGAAGTAAAACAACCCTTATTCAGAATCAGCGGAAGAAGATCCTTATATTTCTACTGCATTCTAACCGGAATCGTCTCCGGTTTGGGAGCTTATCTTTTTTCAAGAATTCTCGCAGTCTCGGAATATTTGTTTTTGGACCGAGCCGCCGGTTTAGCTCTACCACATGCCTCTGGAGAATTTCTCATCGAGTCGAAAGATACATTGGATTGGGGAATACCTTTCTCCGATGAATACCGTCCCTGGTTGGTTTTTTTACTGCCGATCATGGGCGGCCTTTTGACCGGATGGATCGTAAATCGATTTTCTCCTGAATCGGGCGGAACCGGTTCCGATGCTATGATCGATTCCTTTCACAATCAGGAAGGAAAGATGAATCCGGTCGTGTCGCTTATCAAATCGGTTGCCACCGTCTTTACGCTTGCGAGTGGTGGAAGCGGCGGGAAGGAAGGTCCGATCTCTCAGATCGGAGCAGGCTTTGGATCCTTGCTCGCAACTCTATTAAAAGCAGGCGCGAGAGCAAGGCGTACGTTGTTGCTCGCGGGAACTGCGGGAGGTTTAGGCGCAATCTTTCACGCACCCTTAGGCGGAGCACTTACATCCGTGGAAATGATTTACAGAGAAGATATTGAAAGTGATTCTTTGATTCCTTGTATTATCTCTTCGGTTTCAGCCTATCTCGTTTATTCGAGTCTCAACGGCTTCCGAACCGTCTATCGAGTTGCAGACAACGAATTCTTTCGTTATACAGATCTTATTTTTTATTTGGCCTTGGGTGTTCTTTGTTTTTTATGCGGAGATATTTTTATAAGAATTTTTAGAAAGGTCCAAACATTTTCCGGCGCTCTTAAAATTTCTCCGATTCTAAAACCTGCGTTAGGCGGTCTTTTTGTGGGAACCGTCGGATTATTTTTGCCGGAAACGATCGGAACCGGAGCGGGAATATTGCAAGTCGCCCTGGACGGAAAGGATCCGATTGGAACTCAAGGATTGTTTTCTTCTGTTTATCAAGGAACCGGTCTTTGGCTTGTTGTCTTATTTTTTATTTTGGCGGGAATGAAAATTCTGACTACTTCGTTTACGATCGGAACAGGCGGTTCGGCCGGAATGTTCGGTCCTTCTCTTTTTATCGGAGGAATGTTGGGTGGAGGAGTGGGAACACTTGCAAAAGTTTTAATGTATCCCGATCTTTCCGTTACTTCTTTTATCTTGGTTGGAATGGGAGCCTTTTACGCCGGAGTTGCAAGTGCACCTATCGCCGGGATGATTATGATTTGTGAGATGATCGGAAGTTATACGCTTCTTCCTCCTTTGATGGTCGTGTCGATTTTGACTTTTGTTTTAAGTCATAAGCTGAGTTTATATAAGGCGCAAAAAGAAACTCGTTTTCAGTCGCCGGCTCATTTCTGGGATATGAACCGAGACTTTCTGGAAGAGATTCAAGTAAAGACTTGGAAGAATCGTTTGAGGACCATCGCCGTTACGAGAGATTATTTTCTTCTTTCCGAACTGGAAGAAGAAGCGTTAAAAATTCAAGCGAGCGATTACGTCGTTTTGGATAAACAAGATCGATATTTAGGAATTCTTTCTCTTCGAAAAGTTAGACATACTCTGGAATCGAGAAACGTCGCCGGAAACCTGATAACCGTCGGAGATGTAACGGATACTTCCGCCCCTTTTGGAAAACTGGAGGATTCTTTGGCGAGCGTATTGAGGCTTTTGATAGATCAGGATTTGGATAAAATCGCAATTATAGATCAGGGAGAATTTTTGGGATATTTACGTTTTGCAGATCTCATGAAAATATATTTCGAAAATACGTTCCCTAAAAGTGCCAAATCATTGAATTCTTCTCCCCAAAAGGGATCATAA